DNA sequence from the Halorussus sp. MSC15.2 genome:
CTGGTGCTACTCATCGTCGTGCTGTCGTTCTACGCTATCGGCATCGTCTCTCGAATCTACTTCCGGAGGAAACTCGAACAATGAGTAACGCAGAATTCAAGCAGAGCGAACCGAGCGCGGACGAACAGACAGAGAGCCAGACGACGACCGTCAGCGGGGAGAGCCAAGAGCAACTCGAAGACGAGTGGATAGAGTACGAGTTCGACGGCGCGCCCAAGATTTCGGTCGAGGACCTCGACGTGTTCTACGGCGACGACCACGCCATCCACTCGGTGTCGATGGACATCCCCGAGAACAGCGTCACGGCGCTCATCGGGCCGTCTGGCTGTGGGAAATCGACGTTCCTGCGGTGTCTGAACCGGATGAACGACCGCATCAACTCGGCGCGAGTCGAGGGGTCGGTCGAAATCGACGGCGAGGAGATTTATCAAGACGGGGTGAACCTCGTGGAACTCCGCAAGCGCGTCGGCATGGTGTTCCAAGCGCCCAACCCCTTCCCGAAGTCGATTCGGGACAACATCGCCTACGGCCCGCGCAAGCACGGCGACATCAACGACGGACTGCTCGACAGACTCCTCGGCCGGGCCGACGACGAGAAGGAAGACGAACTGGTCGAGCGCTCGCTGCGGCAGGCGGCGCTCTGGGACGAGGTCAGCGACCGACTCGACGACAACGCACTGGGTCTCTCCGGCGGTCAACAACAGCGCCTCTGCATCGGTCGGTGTCTGGCGGTGGACCCCGAGGTCATCCTGATGGACGAACCCGCCTCCGCCTTGGACCCCATCGCCACCGCCAAAATCGAGGACCTCATCGAGGAACTCTCGGAGGACTACACCGTGGTCGTCGTCACGCACAACATGCAACAGGCCGCCCGCATCTCCGACCAGACCGCCGTCTTCCTCACCGGCGGTGACCTCGTGGAGTACGGCGAGACCGACCAGATATTCGAGAACCCCAACAGCCAGCGCGTCGAGGACTACATCACCGGGAAGTTCGGATAGAGCGCTTCGACCGTCTCCGGCGAACGCGAACTCCCCTCCGGCGAGTTCGTATTCGGGGAGACCAGAGACCGGACAGCAATCCGTGTGCCGGGTCGCCGTTCTCCGCTCCGGACGCGCCTCGCACCACCGGCCCGTCAGGTCGTGCGGTCGAAAACTACAACACC
Encoded proteins:
- the pstB gene encoding phosphate ABC transporter ATP-binding protein PstB gives rise to the protein MSNAEFKQSEPSADEQTESQTTTVSGESQEQLEDEWIEYEFDGAPKISVEDLDVFYGDDHAIHSVSMDIPENSVTALIGPSGCGKSTFLRCLNRMNDRINSARVEGSVEIDGEEIYQDGVNLVELRKRVGMVFQAPNPFPKSIRDNIAYGPRKHGDINDGLLDRLLGRADDEKEDELVERSLRQAALWDEVSDRLDDNALGLSGGQQQRLCIGRCLAVDPEVILMDEPASALDPIATAKIEDLIEELSEDYTVVVVTHNMQQAARISDQTAVFLTGGDLVEYGETDQIFENPNSQRVEDYITGKFG